From a region of the Palaeococcus ferrophilus DSM 13482 genome:
- a CDS encoding thymidine kinase encodes MNHEGFLEVITGPMFAGKTTELIKRVERQIFAKRKAALFKPSIDTRYSEDHVVAHNGLRYEAYIVPTTEEGVKKIVDLTKEEGYEVIGIDEVQFFHPSIVEALNELADEGVYVIASGLNLDFKGEPFDVTRELLVRADNVVYLTAVCTVCGRPATRSQRLIDGKPAPKDSPVILVGGRESYEARCRLHHEVI; translated from the coding sequence GAGGTCATAACCGGGCCAATGTTTGCCGGCAAAACGACGGAGCTCATAAAGCGCGTTGAGAGGCAGATTTTCGCCAAGAGGAAGGCGGCTTTGTTCAAACCATCCATAGACACCCGCTATTCCGAAGACCACGTGGTGGCCCACAACGGGCTGAGGTACGAAGCTTACATAGTCCCCACGACGGAGGAGGGCGTGAAAAAAATCGTTGACCTGACGAAGGAGGAGGGGTACGAAGTCATAGGCATTGATGAGGTGCAGTTCTTCCATCCTTCCATCGTCGAGGCCCTCAACGAACTGGCGGATGAGGGCGTCTACGTGATAGCATCGGGCTTAAACCTCGACTTCAAGGGGGAGCCATTTGATGTAACGCGCGAACTCCTCGTCAGAGCGGACAACGTGGTCTACCTGACGGCGGTTTGCACGGTCTGTGGAAGGCCAGCAACACGGAGTCAGCGCCTCATAGATGGAAAGCCCGCCCCGAAGGATTCTCCCGTGATACTTGTTGGGGGAAGGGAGAGCTACGAAGCAAGATGCAGACTCCACCACGAGGTGATTTGA